Sequence from the Pararhizobium gei genome:
TATAGCCCCATAACGGGTCCGGCTGAGCCGGTGTCCGGGAAGCCCGTCCGAAGCGCTTGGCCCCAGGCAGGTGCGGCTTCATACTTCCGCTTCCGGAAGATGGCAAGCCGAAAAAGACAAAGGGCAAAGTTTTTCTGAAAAGAGCCCGAAGCCTTTGCGTCCGCGTTCGTGAAATCCAGTCGCGCGGACGCATGTCTTTGAATCGAGGAGCTTAAACCTCGTCGTCGTCGTCAGAGACGCCGATCAGGTCGGACAGGCCGTCCTCGTCGTCCTCGTCTGCTTCCAGGAACGTGTCGTCGTCATCGCCTTCGATCTCGACATCGTCGTCGCCCAGATCCGGAATGTCGTCACCGCCGGCTGCTTCGCTGTCGGCATCCTCGAGCGACACCAGTTCGACTTCGGTGTTCTCGGTGTCGACTTCCGCCACTTCGTCTTCCTCGGCGGCTTTCTCCATCACCTTGGCGACGGACGTCTCTTCAAAGAAGGACAGGGGATAGGATTTGCCGGTATAGGGAGAAACGATCGGATCCTTGTTCAGGTCGTAAAACTTTCGGCCTGTCTCCGGATCGATACGTTTTGTTCCAAGTTCCGCTTTTGCCACGGTCAAAGCCTCTTGAATGGCCGGGAGTACCGGCATTTGCCGGGATACCGGCGTTGTAGGTGAAATGAATTAGCCGGTCCCCATAGTCGTCTTGGCCTGATCTGTCAAAGCTTACTTTGCAGGGTCTTGAAAGTTTCGCTTCAGTGCCCGACGCGTTCAAGCCATATGCCTGTCTAAACTGCATCGTGGCACCGTGAGGGAAAAGAGCCCTTGTCCCAACGTCTCATTGCTGATGGCAATCCACTCCATTTTCCGTTAACAAACCGCGACCAGCAGGCTGTTGCAAGGATAGTTCATGATCATCGCCATCGACGGACCCGCCGCAGCAGGCAAGGGCACCTTGTCGCGCAGCATTGCCGAGGAATACGGGTTCCATCATCTCGATACGGGCCTGACCTACCGCGCCACGGCCAAGGCGCTGATCGACGCCGGCTACCCGCTGGACGAGGAGGCCTTGGCCGAGCGGATGGCCCGGAACGTCGAGCTTGCCGGGCTCGATCGATCCGTCCTGTCGGCCCATTCCATCGGCGAGGCCGCCTCGAAGATCGCGGTCATGCCATCGGT
This genomic interval carries:
- a CDS encoding TIGR02300 family protein translates to MAKAELGTKRIDPETGRKFYDLNKDPIVSPYTGKSYPLSFFEETSVAKVMEKAAEEDEVAEVDTENTEVELVSLEDADSEAAGGDDIPDLGDDDVEIEGDDDDTFLEADEDDEDGLSDLIGVSDDDDEV